The Rhabdothermincola sediminis sequence GGCTCGAGGAGACGGAAGCCGTCGGGACAGATCCCTCGGTGGCGTTCCATCTGGGCGCGGGCGGTGAGCAGGTCGCCCCGCTCCAGGGCCGCGAGCGCGGCCTGGATACCCGCCCAGCGGGCCATCGCCGGGATGTTGGTGTCCCGCCACAGCACGTCGGACTGCCGGGCGGCCTCGAAGGACGCCGTGAGGCGGCCGGCAAGTAGGCCGACCATGGACGACATCAACGTGGACCACGCCCGGGCCTGCCGGGCGGGTTGCCGGACGGCCCCGTAGGTGAGCAGCTCCGAGAACGCCGTGGCCGCCGCGATGTCGCCGTCGACCAGCTCGGCGAACACCATGCTGACCACGTGGACGCCGGCGATCCCCGGGAGGTTCAGCATCGCGACTTGGCAGCGCTCGAAGCCCGCCGCGGCGATCTGCCGCGCCTGCACGGGCTGGTCGGTCGCTGAGAGGGAGGGACCCATCGCTCCGGCGGCGACCGCGGCCACCGCGTCGTTCGGATGCTCGGTCAGCGGGCGGGCCCGGGTGATCGCCCGTGCGCTGTGGCCGTCGAGGGTCTCGAACATGGCGTGCTGGGCGTCGGCGAGGGCCGCGCCGTCGCCGCCGCACGCTCGGGCCCGGTCCAGCAGCTTCAGCGCTGATCCCAGGTCCTGGGTCACCCACCAGCGCAGGCTGGCCCATTCCACGATCACGGATGCGAGCTCGAAGGGTTCGGTCTCACCATCCGCGGCCCGCTCGTACGCTCGGGCCAGCAGGGCTTCGCAGCGGTCGTGCTCGCCGTCCTCGCCCCGGCACCAGCTCGCGAAGGCGGCCACCGAGGGAGGCGCTCCGCGGTCGAAGGCCGCCTCGGCCAGGACTGCGGCGAGATGGGTGTCGCCGACTTCGACCGCGCGCCGGGCGAGCCGCTCGAGGTCCTCGGTGGTGAGGTCGGGGTCGTCGGGGCCGGCGTCGACGACCCAACGGGCGATGCGTAGGTCGAAGCCGGGGGGCATCGAAGGTGCGTGCACCGCGGTGCGCACGAGCCGGCGGCTGATGCGCAGGCGGGCCAGGGCGGACAGACCGTTACGCACCACCTCGCCGTACAGCGGGTGGGCCAGATCGACCGTCACCGAACCAGCGGTGATCCGCGAGCCCACCAGCGCGTCCCGCTCCAGCCGGGCCATCACCTCGGGGTCGATCAGGTCCGCGGCCAGGTCCGAAGGGATGCTGCCGGACACCGCCAGCAGCTCCACGGCTTCCCTGGCGGTGTGGTCGAGGCTGCCCAGCCGGGCGGTGATGAGGTCCTGGAGGGTCGGGGTCTCGATCAGGCGGCCACGAAGGTGCCACACCCCGTCGTCGTGGGCGATGGCGCCGCCGGTGATCGATCCGGCCAGCAACTCCCGCAAGTAGAGGACGTTGCCCGCCGCGGATCGCAGCAAGACCTCCGCGGTCCCTCGCTCGACCATCCCGCCGAGGGCGGCGTTCATGAGTGAGATCAGGTCGTCGTCGGCGAGCTCCCCGAGGTCGATCAGCTCGACCGGCCCGGTGGCCCAGAGGCGCTCCAGCGAGGCAGGGGCGGGCTCGTCACGCCGCACGGTGAGCAGCACGGTGGCCCATCCGCTGATCGCCGCGAGCTGCACGAGACCGGCGGAGACCGGGTCGAGGAGGTGGGCGTCGTCCACCGCCAGGATCGGGGATGAGCCGTGACTGGCTCGCAGGAGCTCCTCGAGGGTCGACGACGCGGCCTCACCGACCGCGGGGCCGATCAGGGGAGCGAGCGCACCGAGGGGGGTGTCGCGCAGACCTGCGATGCCCGCTACCCGGTGGACGGGCCCTCGGTCGCTGCCGAGCGCCTCGTCGAGGAGGCGGGTCTTGCCCACCCCAGGGGCGCCGCGGACCGTGGCCCCGGTGCCGGCGCGGATGGCGCGGCGGAGGCGTTCGAGCTCCTCCTGCCGGCCGACGAACGGCCACGCCGCCAGCACCCGCTCGCCCTCAGCCCGCATCGCGCGGTGAGTGTAGGGGCGAGGGGGCTGCCGTTCCGCGGTCGTGACGGCGCCGGTGGGATCCGATGGTCAGCGACCCAACGCGCTGTCGGGATCCGCGGCCTCGGCGATGGCGACCAGCGACTCCTTCACCAGGCGCATCTTCTTCGAGCCGATGGTGGCGGCGTAGCCGCGCTCGATGTCGTCCATCTGCTCGAGGGCATCGAGCAACATCGTGCGACCTTTCGCGGTGTGCCGCACCAACACGGCGCGGCCGTCGGCGGGGTCCGGTGAGCGCTCGACCCACCCGCGTCTCTCGAGCTCGGTGACCATCTGGCTGGCCGCCTGGCGGGTGACGCCGAGGCGGCTGGCCAAGCGGGCAATCCGAGTGCCCTCGGTGTCGATGTTGCCGAGCACACCGATGTGGCTCGGCTGAACTGCCTCGTGGCCGAGGTCGTGCAGCCGGCGGACGAGCTCGTTCGTCTCGATCTGGGCGGTGCGGATGAGGATGCGGAGCAGTACGGTCTCCCGGTGGGCGCGGATCTCCGCAGACGACAGTGTCGCAAAGGAGGACATTAGGCAAGCCCCTTGACATACTT is a genomic window containing:
- a CDS encoding helix-turn-helix transcriptional regulator — its product is MRAEGERVLAAWPFVGRQEELERLRRAIRAGTGATVRGAPGVGKTRLLDEALGSDRGPVHRVAGIAGLRDTPLGALAPLIGPAVGEAASSTLEELLRASHGSSPILAVDDAHLLDPVSAGLVQLAAISGWATVLLTVRRDEPAPASLERLWATGPVELIDLGELADDDLISLMNAALGGMVERGTAEVLLRSAAGNVLYLRELLAGSITGGAIAHDDGVWHLRGRLIETPTLQDLITARLGSLDHTAREAVELLAVSGSIPSDLAADLIDPEVMARLERDALVGSRITAGSVTVDLAHPLYGEVVRNGLSALARLRISRRLVRTAVHAPSMPPGFDLRIARWVVDAGPDDPDLTTEDLERLARRAVEVGDTHLAAVLAEAAFDRGAPPSVAAFASWCRGEDGEHDRCEALLARAYERAADGETEPFELASVIVEWASLRWWVTQDLGSALKLLDRARACGGDGAALADAQHAMFETLDGHSARAITRARPLTEHPNDAVAAVAAGAMGPSLSATDQPVQARQIAAAGFERCQVAMLNLPGIAGVHVVSMVFAELVDGDIAAATAFSELLTYGAVRQPARQARAWSTLMSSMVGLLAGRLTASFEAARQSDVLWRDTNIPAMARWAGIQAALAALERGDLLTARAQMERHRGICPDGFRLLEPRWHQAAALLAWREGDLDRALAAVDTGAEVARAGGATHAELECLHLLARWGLRSQSAAASDHVGSLTLGSRLSRVRADHLAAVAADDAEALADVAARFGELGLPILAAEAWTQASESFRVTGRSRQHLNAATRATELLDALDPLDRPPEARGRRAEPPVRISRREREVARLAADGHTNREIAEQLCLSERTVENHLYRVFAKLGIRSRRELSGALDARRHRN
- a CDS encoding MarR family winged helix-turn-helix transcriptional regulator — protein: MSSFATLSSAEIRAHRETVLLRILIRTAQIETNELVRRLHDLGHEAVQPSHIGVLGNIDTEGTRIARLASRLGVTRQAASQMVTELERRGWVERSPDPADGRAVLVRHTAKGRTMLLDALEQMDDIERGYAATIGSKKMRLVKESLVAIAEAADPDSALGR